A stretch of DNA from Trichoplusia ni isolate ovarian cell line Hi5 chromosome 9, tn1, whole genome shotgun sequence:
ggtattctaatttatttttatttaaattttactgtcGTAGTAAtggtataaatataaatatgtatacaacggtgtttgtatgtttgtaacttcTCGCTCAAAGCCTCAACCAAATTCAATGACATTTGTGCAATCTTAGTCACATCTACATTATCTGACTGCATTAAAGAAGGGTCATGTTTTTACAGCTATAATAGATAACGTCTAGTCGTACCATATCTACAGTATACAGCGACTAGAGTATAAACATGTTTCACTGGTAGTACTCTAGTCAGATAATGGCTAGCCTTGGCCACACCGTACTACACATTAATAGCCAATCTGAACTACATCATACTTGTTAAATATACACTCATGTAGTAATATCCAGACTCGATTTATTAGCAGTTATTCCccaaaaaacgactcccgctttaAAGAATTTATCTTCTTGTGCCGCAAGAGttgtcacaaatattcaagacacaAGCACAAAGATAttcagactcaagacaagcattcgtcgatcacacaaatgctcatcatacgcggggatcgaacccgcaacataTTAAACACTCGTCTATTAGATCCATGCAGTCAGCTTAGATATTAACATGTCCTTAAAAGTTTTCGTTTAAGTTACTGAAGATCTTTGACTGTAGTTATTAGTAGAAATTTCCTTCGACTcatatatctttattaattcAGAAAATACCTGATTAACTTCCTTTTATTTTCCCTATAAGGTGAATCGAACGTGGGAAAATAACTGCACCTGTCAGTACTAGGAAAttcatatttacattaattaaatactctaactttaattataattattgcagtTTAAAGTAACTATTAGGTAAATATTCATTAGGTaactaaatcaattatttaataatatgtaattagaGAAATTGTAAACTAAAGAGATTTTAGGAAGTTTAAtgctgtaatataatattattcgtaTGTTATATTACTATTACTTATATGACGTACCGAAAAGTTGTTTTTCATAACATAACGTCAATAAACCGCATCAAATCTTAGGAATAACGTCACCAATAAACCATGATACGTGAATCATCGAGTTTATAGGAAGCCGCGGTCTCTAGCCACCTTATAAAACCAACCGCGCCGAGGCCCCGCCATTCAATTGTGAACGTTCGACCTCACCACACGTACCACGCCGTACGCAATTACACAATATTCAAATAACGTGAAACTGTGCAACATGAGTACCTCGAGCGCCTCGTCCATGCTCCTGTTCATCCTGAACATTATCCACGTTGTCTTCGGGCTCGCCATCACCTGCACAGCAATATGGTTCTTCGTAGAAGTCCACAACATCACCAGCCTGAGGAACGCCAACCATTACCTCCTGGACTACAACGTGTACTGGCCCCAGGCCATCCCCTGGGTGTTCATCCTCGTCGGAGTGCTAGTGCTGTGTGTCTCGTGCTGTGGTTTCGTCGGTGCCAAGAAGAAGAGCAACGGTCTAGTAGTGATGTACACAGTGTTCCAAGTTACAACGATCGTCGCCTTAATAGCCGCTGTTGTTGTCGCGCTAGCGCTCGCCGACTCCTCATCCACTGACAAGTTCATTAAAGATACTATCTGGGATGTGTACGGGACCATGAAGAGCGACCCGACTATTGAAACTCCGTTTGGCACGATGGAGAAGCGTTTACAGTGCTGCGGCGCGTCCACCCCGAGGGACTACATCAGCTGGCGCCGCGAGTTCCCCATCTCTTGCTGCGACACCAACTACCACGGCTTCCTCGGCTCGTACAGCATCGACTGCGACTTCACGAACAAACTGGCCAATGAGAGGCACGGCTGCGCGGAGGTCGCGACCAATTACACGAGAATAGTGATCAGGGTCCTGTCCGCCGCGTCCGTGTTCACCGCCTTCATTGGATTAATGAACGTAATTGTAGCTGTGACCTTATCGAAAAGCGTGAGCAAGAAGCCGAGAATGCCCCCACAGGAGTATGAGAGCAAAAAGGTTCTGTTGTAGATTAGGCAATAGTTAGTTTGTGTGTACCTCAAGGGTCCCACTTGGGACCGGTTCACTTAACAAGTTTTTCCTTTCTTGTCGAAGAGAGCGATCAACGTTAAGTAACATATGTCGGTGTGAAGAAACTTGCTAAACATTTACGCAATGTTGGCTGCGACAGTATTTCTTAgtatttatgttagttttaaGTAGGTTAACTGCACGTGAGCGATTTGTAGCTTTAATTTATCCACCGTAATCGCTCAAGCTTGTAGCTTCTAGTCTTAAAGGCTATTAAGAGCATTTAATGCACTTAATATTGAGATGGACCATGTGCAGGACGAGACAAAGGATGGGATGAGTCAAGACTTAAGCGAGATAATTGAATTGACTCTCATTTGATAATAGTACTCTTTGAATGAACTTCATGTGACTGACCCTTGTCGGTATAACCTGCTAAAGTAATGAAgcttaaaggttatttttttcgtttattcgCAATATGAACGTACCTGCGatatttaccaaaaatataaatgttacaaGAGTGAATAATAATTTAGGATTTTTAGGTGTTAATTTGAGGTGAAGGCACCTGTTACCAGATGTAAAATGTGaatagaaattgtatttttaacagatttatatAATACAGAAATAATTGTATGTAGTTACAGATAACTTGTTGTGTCATTAGAAGCCATTGTGAGTGGATTGTATAGGTATAACCCGTTTGTATTTATCAAGTTCTTCCTCAAACGGATTTGTTGAAGTATTTGAAACAATAGCACGAGATATAACCTTGTAACGCGTCAtagaattgaaataattatgtaaagaattatttttctaacataTATCATGACATTTTTGTATATCTAAGTATATAGGTGTCTAAGAATGATCTTAGATTTCCATTTATACTTGACTCTCGTACATTCCTGTAAATAGGCGAATACCAAGCTTTTGAATGATGTTACTGATTGTTCGGAACCCACAGTTGCGTTATAGTAACAAAAATGACAATAACAACATTCATCCCAAGCTATTTGAAACCTTAAATCGTAGGTATAAGGACTGAATTCGTCTGCATAATCAGcttacgtaatatttattttatgtgtagttATAGCATCATCGTGAATTATAGAAACTTTGTAAAGTGTGTCGACTACGTACCTGTGAGCTTGAGGTCCGAGTATTAGGCCGGCCACACACGATCAAACGGTTTGATCAGTCCTTATGATAAGTTATGAATGactgtttaattttagttttaagttgctTTGTGTATTCGCATTTCATAAAATAGACTGGatgtttttgaaaatcattgtttttattaccaTTATTTAAGCTTATTAACCCTAGATAGaaccctaaaataaaaaatgagaaaataaaataaaattataacattaaatggttgtttttaaaacatttggaaGAGAGTGACCTATTTTTTTGAAttagattaaaactttttaatatgaaaatagagAACTTTCTGTTTCTATTCATACACACCTATATCCACGACAGTTGAAGCACAACTGAGACTGTTGTTCATGGAACAGACAATATCTACTACTGTAATGTGTCATTGCATAAAAATTCACATCACGCTAATCAGGTCAACATAATAAAGATGAATAATCGCAAAGCAATCAGCAATGCTTGGCAGGTAGGTTTGACGGCGTGAAGCGGGCTGCGCACGCGCAAGGCGCGGCCGGAGTTAATAAAACTAGTTGCATCACAAGCTCGCCTCTCATTCCGTTGGCAACCGCGCGTGCGTACGGACTCACCATGGGGAAAGACGAGCTTATCAAAAACACTCTCTATGTTATGAACATCATTTACGCGGTGTTCGGGCTAGTGACCGCCGCGACCGGGATCTGGTTCTTTGTGCAGTTGACCGAGTTTGTCAGCCTCAGGAATAGCAACCATTACCTGTTGGACTACCGGGTGTACTGGCCTCAGGTCGCGCCATGGCTCTTCATCCTGCTCGGACTGTTCGTTATGATGGTGGCCTTCTGCGGCTGGTGCGGCACCAACCGCGAGAGCCGCGGCATGCTCGGCATCTACGGCCTCTTCATGATCCTCATTGTTGTCGGACAAGTGATCGCAGCCACCCTCATCTTCGTGTACGTCGACGGTGAAGACACGGACAGATTCATCAAGGATACAGTGTACGATGGATACTACAACTCGCAGTCCAACCCTGACGTCTTCAAGCAGTTCGGAAGGATCGAGAGGAAGCTGAGGTGCTGTGGAGCCAACGACGCGAGAGACTACAGGAGTTGGAGGAACGACCTGCCGCTGACATGCTGCTTGGACAGCTACTACCGCGCGACCTGCGACTTCACCGACAAGGAAGCGAACGAACGACTCGGATGTGCTAAAGTGGCGTCAGTTTACACCAAAATCATCAGCTCTTCGGTCGCGGGAGCCTCTCTCCTGATCTCGCTCGTGGAGATAACCGGTGTAGTGCTCGCGTGGAAACTGTTCCACTCGCTGCGGGAAGTGGAACACTATATCACGGAGAGGAAGGAAGGTGAGACGGAGTGCTAGGTCCTGTGCCACAGTATTATACCGACCGATGCCGCGACACGCTAGGTACGAGACTTTAACGACCCGATACCGACTCTCGCGACCTGAAGTAACTTTCCCTTTCTAAGTTCCCTTCTTTCACGGTACTTCTCATATCTATCTACTTTTAAGATGAAGTTCGTTTCCTTGCCAAAGGAAAGCCTGAAACCTTTATTCTTATAGATCTGATTAAAATACATTCCATCGGTTATTCGGTTAGGTTAATTTGCTTTAATCAAGCAATCTCATAGTTTAATTTGTGTTGATTGTCGCCCGCCAGACTTAGGTCAAAGTTTATATTAAGATGGTATTATTCGAGCGAGTGGGCCTAATCAGTTGTTTCCTTCTTAACTCAATGAATCATAATAGGTACCTGCACTGACTCACATGGACCTCATTGTACCTAAGACGTGGTGAATCTGGCCTCGCCCCCACCAAGTGTCTCCGACACACACGATTAACGTAATGTTAGGTATTCATAGCTCGGTATGTAAGTTTCGTAAGTTATATTTCGCGTTGATAGACGTCCATGGACGGCTGGAGATTGTTCGTTGGTAGAAGGTCGTCTATGAGAAAAATGTGACCTCAAATGAGCTCGTGGTGACGAGCTGGCGGCAGCTACTCGCTGTTGAGGCGTGCTGAGGCCGCGGCGTTGTGTAACGTGTAGTAGGAGTGCCGTAATGGCCCCGTTTGTGTTTGTCGTTCGGAATGGTGAGTCTGTTCGCTATGGTCCATCGGTGTATGCCAATTTTTACGCAAGACGTATTGTGTGTATCAAGTATGCTCAGCCGAacatatgttaatttattacgaaacagatttcacaatttttataaacGTGTTTCTCAAGTAGAAGTAAATAATGTGCCAACATTGGTGTTCTTACCTTATTATAATCACAAGAgatatatattgttttgtatcgAGTTTTAATGATAGAGTTTTAACTTTATAAGTAAGTTTTGGAACGAATGTCCGTCCTTTATATGAagccatatttaaaatatattttttaacatatacATGTATTTTAATAGATGTCCAATTGCCAAAGAAAGTATAGGTACAAACTttcgagaaaaaaaaagaaaatatattgcatgcaaaaaaaaaatctatcattTTATAGGTAAGTAAGTAACCCCAACCATTATTACTGTAATAATTATTAGctgatatttataagttattttcatactttaaataaataataataatgtattattaagtCGAGACTAGTCTTAAGTCGTTtcgtttgtaataaaataaatgtttaaatatttagaagaaaatgCTGGTTTTTATTTCCTCATTCTTTTacgaatatattaatataaaatattcgatTGCGTCAatgcattaaaatatacagtaaagTCGTCGCTATTAACACACAGACAGAAATAccttttattaatagataacctgaataattataattaacaagcaagtaattataaaatcattagctaaggtaattattatcattaacaaaaataaattccctTTCAAGAAATTAAGCGAAATTAATAGCTTCCGCTCCTAAGCACAATGgcacttaattataatttccttttCACTTCATTGCATAACTTGGAAAGTTATTGACTtaacacacaaacacatacaACGCCATACATTATACAAGGTGTCCATACAACTCATACAAATGTTGAGAACTGTGTATGGAAAAGTTCTCTATTTGACatggatttttttgtttgtcagcGTCCTTCAAGAGTACCAATATCTCCTAAATCCATTAATATATCAAGATGAAACTTATACAACTTTGAATATAGATTACAAACTATTTATGTgtaaaaatttgtttaaatctGTTGAGTAGTTTGTCAGCTATAGAccaataaatttttgtaaaaactttcacctttttaaaatattagttcgATTATATAACTTAATACGACTAGTAGCCCTTTTCTACGCCCAAACTAGTTTTTATCCAAACATTCTTACATAATCACATATCTCCGACTATTGACGGAAATTGCCGATGTGAGCCGAAGAATTTGACAGTTACGTCATGACAATTAAGTATTCGGAAATCAAGTTTCTTTTGTTTGAAGcgtagtttttaagtttttatttttggtgtagTTTTGTACGAATTTGAAATCCATTTCAAAAATACCGAGTTTCTtcatttgtctgtatttttttatcaagtttgcCTTAACAGTTTTGATTTGAAGCTAGTTTTATGAATTTGTTGTAAGGTAATTCGGGGTTCCTCGGGGCTTAATGATAAAAACTAAACACCATTTAAGgatgcatttaaaaatatcgttCAGGAAATCCTCtaaattagtttatacacttatACTTATATCATACAACAATTTTCTGGATTTTCAAAGacaatttatttgacatttcaacaaaaatcataacattatttatttcaggaTAAAGGCGCGTCCATAAACCGTAATAACTTAACTAATTAAGATTacctcaaaaaatattgtaaaaacatCATTCTCTTTacaattaaatcattatatctaaatatgtaggtaaCATGCTCTACATCCACCAaaggcttttatttatttcacctCTATATGTAAATAAACCCGCCTCATGAAAacgatcataaaaatattatgatcattttcttttcaataaatcTGTGTGTAGGTAACATGCTCTACTTGCAAAGCTTTTGTTTCATGTCTATATGTAAACAAAGCCACGTGGGGTCAGTCACGTGAGACCAACAGCAGACTGAAACATGTTGTAATATACTCAAGTATAATAACTTCACGCATGCGCGGGAAAGTACTCCGAGCCAATGATGATATATATGTTGTGTGTATTTTGTTAGTGATTATGTAtagtaaagtttgtttttggTTAGA
This window harbors:
- the LOC113497297 gene encoding CD151 antigen-like; translation: MGKDELIKNTLYVMNIIYAVFGLVTAATGIWFFVQLTEFVSLRNSNHYLLDYRVYWPQVAPWLFILLGLFVMMVAFCGWCGTNRESRGMLGIYGLFMILIVVGQVIAATLIFVYVDGEDTDRFIKDTVYDGYYNSQSNPDVFKQFGRIERKLRCCGANDARDYRSWRNDLPLTCCLDSYYRATCDFTDKEANERLGCAKVASVYTKIISSSVAGASLLISLVEITGVVLAWKLFHSLREVEHYITERKEGETEC
- the LOC113497296 gene encoding tetraspanin-2A-like, which codes for MSTSSASSMLLFILNIIHVVFGLAITCTAIWFFVEVHNITSLRNANHYLLDYNVYWPQAIPWVFILVGVLVLCVSCCGFVGAKKKSNGLVVMYTVFQVTTIVALIAAVVVALALADSSSTDKFIKDTIWDVYGTMKSDPTIETPFGTMEKRLQCCGASTPRDYISWRREFPISCCDTNYHGFLGSYSIDCDFTNKLANERHGCAEVATNYTRIVIRVLSAASVFTAFIGLMNVIVAVTLSKSVSKKPRMPPQEYESKKVLL